A segment of the Manis javanica isolate MJ-LG chromosome 17, MJ_LKY, whole genome shotgun sequence genome:
CAGCCTAAAATGATTCTGGCCTGCTCTGTCCCATCTGCATGGCCTAAAAACAAGCCTTTTCCCAGAAAGGCTTTGAGGCAAATCCAGAAGTGAGACCCTCCACACCAAAGATGCCCTGGTGCTGTTGCTGGTGAGGCTGGCACCCAAGGCAGGGGGCCAGCAAGAAATGCCAGCCTGCTGTCTACCAAAGGAGGCGCCCAGGTTGGGTGCTTTTCTCAAACCCTGCCCATACCCTTACCCTGTAATGAGATTAGTTACTTGTTCCAAGGCCTGGGCCAATTTTAAAGTTCCTGAAGTCTGCAGTATGTTTTCAAATGAAGtgatatacagttgacccttgaacaacatggaggttaggggcactgaccccaaCACACAGAAgttcatataacttttgactcctcaaAAACTTTTCTAATAGcatactgttgaccagaagcctcacTGATAACATACGTTATATTGCTTGTATTATAAACATACacgttttgttttattataaattgtattcttataaagtaagctagagaaactGTTTTTCACATTGCCACAAACCCCCCCCCCCCGAAACTTTTTCAGTATAGTTTTTGAAAAAATCCGCATATAAGtagacctgtgcagttcaaacctgtgttgctcAAGGGCCAACTATACTTTCACTGATTTAGGAAGCATGTTTTTCGAGACAGGGCTGGCCAGAGGCTTTATGCTGTTATTCTAGGGGATTGTGGGTCCTAGATGCCAGGACCCTTTCCTGAGGCCGAGCAAAGGACTGGGCAGAGGAACCAGGCTCCTCGCCAATCAGCTCTCATCAGCCAGTAGGAGCTGCAGACCCAGGATGAGGAAgtatggtctttttttttttttttaagccatgtTCTAGATTTCTCCCCTAAAACTAGttagagaaaaatgtgtattcctgAGCAAGTCACTCTGGTCCCTCTTGGCGCTgggtattttcatgttttctttgaaaGTGCATTTTGTGTCATTGAGTATGAATAGTGAGGTTTGCTCCCAGGCCTGTGGTTGGAAGCCCACAGCTTCCTTTAAAAGGGGTTGTAGGAGGCTGGCCCCTGAGGTGAAGTTACAGACTGCTGGCCAGACCTGCCTCTACCCTCTTGCTCCTGGTGTAGCTGCTTCACATAGGGTTCTTGCAGGAGTCCCCTTGCAAGACTGTTTGGGGGTTGCTCTGCTGCCCTCAAGAATAAAAGCCTCTATGATCCAGAGTTGCTATGCACCAAATTTTGATGCCTTTTAAATACCTTGATGCCTGTAGCACTAGAAATGCtatcctatttaaaataaaagtcaaattttaaaagctttgtaTACTATGTAAGCAGTTTTGTAAAAGCTTTGGTGTAAGAGTCAGTATTTTTTGGCTTTGTAGATAGAGACTTAAGGTTTTGTGCAACACAGTGGTGTTAAAAGCACACATCCATTGGACTATGCAAATGGACTTCTAGTAGCAGCACTGAGTAACTGGGTATGTGCTAGTACCCCTCTTCCCCCTCCAACCCGTGCTAGATCTTTGGTTGAAGAATGGGATGAGCAGCCTTCTGCTTActggagatgcacagaaaaacaTGGCTGAGAACAGCTTTAAGAGAAACAGATGTTTTGGGTTCATGTGTGGTGCCCATGCCCAGGGGGGCTAGCCACTGTCACAAGGCTCCGTTGGGCCTGGCTATGAAGCCGTTTTTGATACTCAGAACAGATGGATCATCTTTAAGGCTCAGATGGGCTCAAGTTGAAAccttgtattttataaaatggatGATGTTTAGTTAAGAACTGTTCTCAGTTATGTTTATGGCACTTGGGATTGATTGTATTTTcttgtacattttgtgttttaaaacattttataggaGTACAGTACTCCTTACACAAATACAAAGGGAAGAGCCAACAATTCAGGCTCCTTGGTTACAGTGCTGAAATAATAAACGGTGACAGGTCAACAGTCTCCTTGAAATCTGCCTGAGTTTTCCTCCACCTGGGGCTGGCATAAAGCCCCTCCCTCTTGGGGGCCAAAGCTGAGGGCACTTCGGCTTTTAAAAAGTCCACTTGGTTAGGAACCTTTGTTTATTTTATGAAGGACAGGGTAGAGTTCCACATTCTTTCTGAAGCTTCCGTCCACACCCTCTAATGGATGCAAAGGACTTTCCACGACGTCTGCTCAGTTTAGGACAACTGACCTGCCTGCCCCAAGGTGTACGTGAAGAGTAGGCAGAAAGTTCCCTTTAAAATTCAAGCCTGAGTTTTTGTGTGAGGGCCTTCTGCCCCCTAGTGTCCTCTGGGGGTACTGCAGTCCAGTCCAGCAAAGCAGCCTGATGATTTTGCCATCCACAAAGCTGCAGGTGGAGTGGGCAGGGGGATGGACAGCTAGCATCCTTAGGTGGAACCACCCCGGCACAATGTGGCCACTGAGGTCAAAATATCCTGGGGGGTTGGGGACAGTGCActctgcctccctgccctccaccagAAGGGACAGGGGAAAATACAACATTGGGATCTTTACTCAGCAAGTCCCAGGAGTCTTATTTTGAAGGCACAGGTGCTTACatccttaaaaagaaagcaagcctATCTGTGAATATCTGCCCTACAAAATCTGAGCATGGTTCATAGCTGGAACAGATGAAGGGCTCTCTAGGTGCTACTCAGACCCAGATGAGGCCACTGGGAGCAGAGGAAACACCATTCCACCCCCAGCTTTGCATGCAGGGTCCTGCCACCATCTTTGGGGTGAACAGGCAGAGCAGTTAAGTGAGGGATGGAGCTGGTGCTTGACTCCTCTGGGTACCTACTGAGAGCTTTGACAAGCCAGCAAGAAGCCACCAGGTTGAGGACACTGGTTCTCTGGATGTAGGAGAGGCATGTTAGCTGAGGATATCAGCCGGCTCTTACCTATTTGCTCCCTCACCTACAAACACACCCACTCTTTAGGGGTCTGTAACACAGTGCGAGGTGGGTCTCCAACAGGCATCAAACTGCTGTAGTCATCAGGTGTTAGCTGCAGATAAGACAGATATTCAGGGCAGGGAGCTCTGTGCTCAGCCAGCTCCCCAAGCCCTCCAGCCACACCTTACCTGATAGGCCTGGAAGACACTGAGCAGATCCTTCATACCAGCTGTGTATGGGACACCCTGCATACGGACCAGGGCTCCTGGCTGGGACAACACTGAGGTGggagcagaggccagggcagcaggGGGTGTGGTGAGGTAGCCCACAGTGGTGGGGGAGACTGGAGGGCTAGCATGGGAAAGGCAGGGGTTAGCAGTGGTCTCTCCTACGGCCTAGACCGAaacctgcctccctcttccctcaccTATGCCTCGTGCTTTTATTCAGTTCCTCCTCCCTAAAACCCCTGCTCCACAGAGTCATCTGCATTCTAATTTGTAGATGGTATCAGCCAGCCCACACCTGTGACTTGTCATCTCAGAATAAAGTCCAGCCTCCAGCAGACCTTGGGTTATCTGGCATGGGCAGGGGATCATGACCCTCTGCCAAACCAGGACAGAGGGCAGGACTGTGGAGTTCTCTAAGCAGCAGGGTACCTTGGGTAGTACGCTGTGTAGTTCATGTAGAGTTGAGTGGCTGGCCCTGGGTAGTAGGCaacaggggtgggggcagcaggcacCCTGGCAGCTGGGAGCAGTGCTGAAGAGGGATATAGAGCTGCCGTCTCAGTGGGGATGAGTGTTGGGGTGGCCTGGAAGGTGGCGTAGGTGGGCGAtgagaggcctagaggcagaaGTAGAGAAGTAGAGGGTGGGGCAGCCACAACAGAGTCCCCACTGTAGAAAGCAAGGGTTGTGAACAGTCTGGTCCCCACATGCgtccttccccaacccctgggACACTCACAGGGCAGCTTGCAGGGCGGAGGGGACATGCCACTGCGGCCCAAGGTGCCCCCCATCAGCACACGGCTCATCTCCTCTGTGGAGCATGGGACCACCTCCACATAGCGTTCCTTCATCACTTTCTTATGGCAACGCTGCGCAGCAGCCAGGGCCCGCTCTGCTGATGTCATCTGAATGAAGGCATCGCCTGATGGCCGGCCCTGTGCACACCGTCTTGTTAGCCGTCTGTCGTGTGCAAGAGTGCCTTACTTCCAACCACACGCCCTTCCCTAACTATATGGGTCTCCCCCGCCCAGCAGCAGCCTAACCTGCTGGTTGAGCACCATGTGCACCCCATGGGGCCGGATGTCAGTAGCTGCCTCCCCTAGAAAGCTCAAGATGTCTTCGATAGTGGCTGTGTAGGGCAGGCCTCGCAGGCGGACACAATCTCTCCCAGTCCCAGCTGCCAGGGGGAAGGGGATGGGCAGCAGTGGAGCAGTCAGTGTGGGAAGGAGTGGGCTGGATGCATAGCGGTTCAGGACCTAGTAAGGAAGGCAGCAACAGGCTGGTCGTGCCAAGTAGGGTGGGGGTACAGGGGATGGAAGGGGCACCCTGGAGAAGCATATGGTGGGTGGGGGAGCCCTGGGTGCTCACCTGCTGCACCTCGGCTGCAGTGCTCCGGAAGAGTTCAATGTATCGCTTACCCAGCATGCCCTTGTGCCTGCGCAGTGCAGCCTGTGCCAGCTCCTCACAGGCAAACAGGGCAAAGGCATCGCCAGTGGGCCGGCCATCAGGGTGGCGCACAAAGAGCAGCCCATCTGCACCCCCAGTCACTGGGCACTCTGACCCCAGGAAGCCCAGCACATCTGCTGGGCCAGCTGAGAAGGGCAGTCCCCGCAGCCGCAGGATCACCTGGTCTTCCCGGGACAGGAAACGAGCCACCTCTAGTGATGTGCCTTGGTGTGGGGCATGAGAGTAAGTCAGTGTGGGAGTCACCTCCTAACTTCACTGCCCTTCCAAATAACCACCCACACCTGGTACACGGGGGAACAAAAAGGCAAGGGGTGGTGGGGAAGCAGGACATGGATCAAGAACCAGAGGCAACTAGGTGCCGTTGGAAGTACACTCACCCCCTGCAATCTTTACAAACTCCTCTCCTGTTGCTTTATATACCTGTGGGTACAGTGAGGAGAGCCCATGGGTCTCAGGTCTGGCTGGCTTCAGCTCTGCCCCATTCCACTCCCAGCCCAAAGTCCTACCTCGATATAGCGGACACCCATGTGGTGTTTGTGTCTCTGCAGTGCTAGGTCCCGCTGCTCACTGTCCACAAAGTGGATGAGGGCCTCGCCATTTCTGCGGCCCTGGGCATTGAGGCAGAGCGCTACACCACCCCTGTGGAGCCAGTACTTCGTTAGTGCCTCCTGAGTAGGCCTGCCTTCTGGGGCCTACCCATCCCACCATACCCACCTGGCGATGTTCAGCCCTTTGAAGAAGCGAGCCACATCCTGGTCTGATGACTGCCAGGGGAGCCCACGGGCCCGAACCACAGTCTCACTGTCCACTGTGTCAGCCTTGCTACTGTGGGGTCAGGGCCTGGGTCAGAGCTGTCCAGCTCTTATCACCCCCACCCCGGCCCCCACACTCACCAAGGCCCTGACTCATATTTCTGCTTTACCACCTCGGGCTTCAAAAACAATTGACCTGAGAGGAGATGGCATGGGGGTCAGCAGGGTCTGGTGGAGGGGGGGTCTCCCCACCAAGCTCTGCAAAAAGAGGACAGTTGAAGGGGATGAGGAGGTGACAAAGGGCCTTCCATGTGGTTTCTCAGAAAAGGTAACAAGTGGGGAGGGGGACTCTGAAAAAGTAACAGGTGGGCATTTACCCAGCCCTGAGAGCAAGTGACAGGTGGTAAGGGGAGCCTTACCACTGGGCCCTTCGAGCAGGTGGAGGATGACAGCTACCATTGTCTTCACTTCCCAGACCCCAAAGTCATCCTCTGTGGCATCTGTTTCTAGCCCCAAGTCTATGAGCAAAAAAACAACAATGAGGAGATCCCAGCCTGAGAGGCCTTGGGGCAAACAGCAGGAGCACTAATCCTGGTCCCACCTAGGCTCAGGTCCCCTGTGTAACACGAAGAATCCCGAGAAGCAAACACATTTGCTTCACAGCCCAGCTCATGTATTCCCTTACAGCCctgacatacatacacatatgcccACCTTCCAAATGCACCCTAGCGCAGAGACATGTGCACCCAAGGACTCAAGAGAGAATGTAAACTTGCACGTGTTCATATAACCCACCAGCATGCACATACTCAGATACTGCCTACAGCTGCCCTTCCACCCTCAGCCTGCTTGGTCACAGATACCCTGTGCCATGGTGGCCACAGTGAGGTCCTTGGCAGGGCGGGCGCTCGGGTGTTGCACATGAAATTCTCTGCGGAGGTCGTAGAAGGAGAAGAAGGTGTCGGGGAGCACCAGGTTCTGGGGGCACATGGGAGTGGCGATGAATGGGGGGACTgaacagccctgcccacccccttgACAGTGGGGGTCCCCTGTTGTGCCTTCAGTGCAATACCTTCCTGGAGGCCTCAGGGTGCAGGACCTGTCGCAGCAGCTGCTGCCCATCAGTGCAGAGTATGTAGGGGCCCCCGCCCAGCAGAGCCACATCCCCGCTCACCAGCTGTGAGAACTGGGGATGGGGAGTAGGGAGAGAGACACAGACTAAAAGGTGggcaggtgggaggagggagggcgcACAGGCTGCAAAGCTGGTTCAGCCAGGTGTTCAGCCTGACCCTGCCTGGGGAGGAGGTGGCCACACCTGTTGCGCCTGGCTGTTTCCCCTTCTCCAGTCCACTGTCACTTTCTCCAGGCCAAACGGGGGCAGTCACCTATCAACCAAGCCCCCATCACACACACTCCAGGAGTCTGGAATAGGGCCAGAGCAAACACCTGGTGGAGTGGGACAagcaggtggggaaggggtggggtaaAGCAGGTTAAACCTGTCCCTGACCAGGCACCACCCACAGACAGGCCGGGGAGGCCCAATCCTGCCTGAGGCCCAGCTGGCTCAGTCAATGGCAGCCCCGCCTCCAGGTCTGACCAACCAAGGGGCAGAGAAACTCCAAGGACAGAGCTCCATACCTGGACGCCAGGGGCAGCATGAGCTT
Coding sequences within it:
- the ESRP2 gene encoding epithelial splicing regulatory protein 2 isoform X3; the encoded protein is MTPPPPQPPPPGPNPAADSAADPSPVPGTLVVLFGATAGALGPDLGSDESDLILLVWQVVEPRSRQVGTLHKSLIRAEAAALSQQCREASGLSADSLARAEPLDKFSQLVSGDVALLGGGPYILCTDGQQLLRQVLHPEASRKNLVLPDTFFSFYDLRREFHVQHPSARPAKDLTVATMAQDLGLETDATEDDFGVWEVKTMVAVILHLLEGPSGQLFLKPEVVKQKYESGPCSKADTVDSETVVRARGLPWQSSDQDVARFFKGLNIARGGVALCLNAQGRRNGEALIHFVDSEQRDLALQRHKHHMGVRYIEVYKATGEEFVKIAGGTSLEVARFLSREDQVILRLRGLPFSAGPADVLGFLGSECPVTGGADGLLFVRHPDGRPTGDAFALFACEELAQAALRRHKGMLGKRYIELFRSTAAEVQQVLNRYASSPLLPTLTAPLLPIPFPLAAGTGRDCVRLRGLPYTATIEDILSFLGEAATDIRPHGVHMVLNQQGRPSGDAFIQMTSAERALAAAQRCHKKVMKERYVEVVPCSTEEMSRVLMGGTLGRSGMSPPPCKLPCLSSPTYATFQATPTLIPTETAALYPSSALLPAARVPAAPTPVAYYPGPATQLYMNYTAYYPSPPVSPTTVGYLTTPPAALASAPTSVLSQPGALVRMQGVPYTAGMKDLLSVFQAYQLTPDDYSSLMPVGDPPRTVLQTPKEWVCL
- the ESRP2 gene encoding epithelial splicing regulatory protein 2 isoform X1, translated to MTPPPPQPPPPGPNPAADSAADPSPVPGTLVVLFGATAGALGPDLGSDESDLILLVWQVVEPRSRQVGTLHKSLIRAEAAALSQQCREASGLSADSLARAEPLDKVLQQFSQLVSGDVALLGGGPYILCTDGQQLLRQVLHPEASRKNLVLPDTFFSFYDLRREFHVQHPSARPAKDLTVATMAQDLGLETDATEDDFGVWEVKTMVAVILHLLEGPSGQLFLKPEVVKQKYESGPCSKADTVDSETVVRARGLPWQSSDQDVARFFKGLNIARGGVALCLNAQGRRNGEALIHFVDSEQRDLALQRHKHHMGVRYIEVYKATGEEFVKIAGGTSLEVARFLSREDQVILRLRGLPFSAGPADVLGFLGSECPVTGGADGLLFVRHPDGRPTGDAFALFACEELAQAALRRHKGMLGKRYIELFRSTAAEVQQVLNRYASSPLLPTLTAPLLPIPFPLAAGTGRDCVRLRGLPYTATIEDILSFLGEAATDIRPHGVHMVLNQQGRPSGDAFIQMTSAERALAAAQRCHKKVMKERYVEVVPCSTEEMSRVLMGGTLGRSGMSPPPCKLPCLSSPTYATFQATPTLIPTETAALYPSSALLPAARVPAAPTPVAYYPGPATQLYMNYTAYYPSPPVSPTTVGYLTTPPAALASAPTSVLSQPGALVRMQGVPYTAGMKDLLSVFQAYQLTPDDYSSLMPVGDPPRTVLQTPKEWVCL
- the ESRP2 gene encoding epithelial splicing regulatory protein 2 isoform X2, which encodes MTPPPPQPPPPGPNPAADSAADPSPVPGTLVVLFGATAGALGPDLGSDESDLILLVWQVVEPRSRQVGTLHKSLIRAEAAALSQQCREASGLSADSLARAEPLDKVLQQFSQLVSGDVALLGGGPYILCTDGQQLLRQVLHPEASRKNLVLPDTFFSFYDLRREFHVQHPSARPAKDLTVATMAQDLGLETDATEDDFGVWEVKTMVAVILHLLEGPSGQLFLKPEVVKQKYESGPCKADTVDSETVVRARGLPWQSSDQDVARFFKGLNIARGGVALCLNAQGRRNGEALIHFVDSEQRDLALQRHKHHMGVRYIEVYKATGEEFVKIAGGTSLEVARFLSREDQVILRLRGLPFSAGPADVLGFLGSECPVTGGADGLLFVRHPDGRPTGDAFALFACEELAQAALRRHKGMLGKRYIELFRSTAAEVQQVLNRYASSPLLPTLTAPLLPIPFPLAAGTGRDCVRLRGLPYTATIEDILSFLGEAATDIRPHGVHMVLNQQGRPSGDAFIQMTSAERALAAAQRCHKKVMKERYVEVVPCSTEEMSRVLMGGTLGRSGMSPPPCKLPCLSSPTYATFQATPTLIPTETAALYPSSALLPAARVPAAPTPVAYYPGPATQLYMNYTAYYPSPPVSPTTVGYLTTPPAALASAPTSVLSQPGALVRMQGVPYTAGMKDLLSVFQAYQLTPDDYSSLMPVGDPPRTVLQTPKEWVCL